The following proteins come from a genomic window of Aerosakkonema funiforme FACHB-1375:
- a CDS encoding adenosine-specific kinase — MELKLVQVEIPEGSNIIIGHSHFIKTVEDLYEIMVGSSPQVKFGIAFSEASGPCLIRVAGNDGNLQQAATKNAEAIAAGHTFVILLKEAFPINFLNAIKQCQEVCRIHCATANPVQVIVAETDQGRGILGVVDGFSPKGVETASDVKARQEFLRKIGYKL; from the coding sequence ATGGAACTCAAATTAGTACAAGTAGAAATTCCAGAAGGAAGTAATATTATCATAGGTCACAGCCATTTTATCAAAACTGTGGAAGATTTGTATGAAATTATGGTCGGAAGTTCGCCGCAAGTGAAATTTGGCATTGCCTTTTCCGAAGCATCTGGGCCATGCTTGATTAGAGTAGCGGGAAATGATGGGAATTTACAACAAGCGGCGACTAAGAATGCAGAAGCGATCGCCGCCGGACACACATTTGTTATTCTGCTAAAAGAAGCCTTCCCGATTAATTTTTTGAACGCGATCAAACAGTGCCAAGAAGTTTGCCGAATTCATTGCGCTACAGCCAACCCCGTACAAGTAATTGTCGCAGAAACAGACCAAGGACGCGGTATTTTGGGCGTTGTGGATGGATTTTCGCCCAAAGGTGTGGAAACTGCCTCCGATGTGAAAGCGCGTCAGGAATTTTTACGCAAGATAGGTTATAAACTTTGA